From a single bacterium genomic region:
- the ruvX gene encoding Holliday junction resolvase RuvX, whose product MRILGVDLGHKRIGLAVTDEDGTIAFPAGTLDSRGRKKDLARLRALIDERGIGRAVVGLPLHLDGRRGPAAEKAVAFAEALSELAGIPVETLDERWTSKEAERLLAPTTAKKRDKRRAKGTVDEMAASILLQTWLAQHPSGSAGREGGLES is encoded by the coding sequence GTGCGCATCCTCGGAGTCGACCTCGGCCATAAACGCATCGGTCTCGCCGTCACGGACGAAGACGGGACCATCGCGTTCCCCGCCGGCACCCTCGACAGCCGCGGGCGCAAGAAGGACCTGGCCCGGCTGCGCGCCCTGATCGACGAACGCGGCATCGGGCGCGCCGTCGTCGGCCTGCCGCTCCACCTCGACGGACGCCGCGGACCGGCAGCGGAAAAGGCCGTCGCCTTCGCGGAAGCGCTCTCGGAGCTCGCGGGGATCCCGGTCGAGACCCTCGACGAGCGCTGGACCTCGAAGGAGGCCGAGCGGCTGCTGGCGCCGACGACCGCGAAGAAGCGCGACAAGCGCCGGGCGAAGGGCACCGTCGACGAGATGGCGGCCTCCATCCTCCTGCAGACCTGGCTGGCCCAGCATCCGTCCGGCAGCGCCGGCCGGGAAGGAGGCCTCGAATCGTGA
- the mltG gene encoding endolytic transglycosylase MltG codes for MKRLALALLVLVGLAVAGAGAGWIWLQRELSPIAENDAAAREVAYLVESGDSFWRVAAELERDGVIRNARVARWFAQSENMASKLKIGEYRLSTAWSTPKIFEALTQGRVETHAVVIPEGFRATEIAARLEAEGLAEADRFLTIVFDPESPERYGVEGPTLEGYLFPDTYRFARGLPEERIVRAMVDQFLAVQREIVAVDEDFPLSMREHATLASIVEKETGAAHERPLIAAVFLNRLKKHMKLQTDPTVIYGIENFDGNLRRIHLEDASNPYNTYSIRGLPPGPIASAGRDALRAVVEPADTPYLFFVSKNDGTHIFARTNAEHERNVDEYQRRRRRR; via the coding sequence GTGAAGCGCCTCGCCCTCGCCCTCCTCGTTCTCGTCGGGCTCGCCGTGGCCGGCGCCGGTGCGGGCTGGATCTGGCTCCAGCGCGAGCTCTCGCCGATCGCCGAGAACGACGCGGCGGCGCGCGAGGTCGCCTACCTCGTCGAGTCCGGAGACTCGTTCTGGCGCGTCGCCGCGGAGCTCGAGCGCGACGGCGTGATTCGCAATGCGCGGGTCGCGCGCTGGTTCGCGCAGTCCGAGAACATGGCCTCGAAGCTGAAGATCGGCGAGTACCGCCTCTCGACGGCCTGGTCGACGCCGAAGATCTTCGAGGCCCTCACGCAAGGCCGGGTCGAGACCCACGCCGTCGTGATTCCGGAGGGCTTCCGCGCGACGGAGATCGCCGCGCGGCTGGAAGCGGAGGGTCTCGCCGAGGCCGACCGCTTCCTCACGATCGTCTTCGATCCCGAGAGCCCCGAGCGTTACGGCGTCGAGGGCCCGACCCTCGAGGGCTACCTCTTTCCCGACACCTACCGCTTCGCCCGCGGTCTCCCGGAAGAGCGGATCGTCCGTGCGATGGTCGACCAGTTCCTCGCCGTCCAGCGCGAGATCGTGGCCGTCGACGAGGATTTCCCCCTCTCGATGCGCGAGCACGCGACCCTCGCTTCGATCGTCGAGAAGGAGACGGGGGCGGCCCACGAACGGCCGCTGATCGCCGCCGTCTTCCTCAACCGACTGAAGAAGCACATGAAGCTCCAGACGGACCCCACCGTCATCTACGGGATCGAGAACTTCGACGGGAACCTCAGGCGGATCCACCTCGAGGACGCGAGCAACCCGTACAACACGTACTCGATCCGAGGCCTGCCGCCGGGGCCGATCGCAAGCGCGGGACGCGACGCGCTCCGCGCCGTCGTCGAGCCCGCGGACACGCCCTATCTCTTCTTCGTGTCGAAGAACGACGGGACGCACATCTTCGCCCGCACCAACGCCGAGCACGAACGCAACGTCGACGAGTACCAGCGGCGGAGGCGACGGCGTTGA
- a CDS encoding SCP2 sterol-binding domain-containing protein produces the protein MSRDAADAIELFYLERVPEHYNATLTDQRQAARDSEQGARILAEMEAVRASIVVIVAEATKKRWFAFDIERGEMVSVATPAHTPFLVLAHTAADFPALHEACGDSLLGFLGALAGLGDDMRITAQRVRSLRELAGGISLERTGAGGFGLTAWFGVAEDESLPPSIPTTSDATIRLDAETYAQLRSGRLDAQDAFLAGSVPIEGDEGLAIGLALAAMSPD, from the coding sequence TTGAGCCGGGACGCCGCCGACGCGATCGAACTCTTCTACCTCGAGCGCGTTCCTGAACACTACAACGCGACGCTGACCGACCAACGACAGGCGGCCCGCGACAGTGAGCAGGGCGCGCGGATCCTCGCCGAGATGGAGGCGGTCCGTGCGTCGATCGTGGTCATCGTCGCCGAAGCGACGAAGAAGCGCTGGTTCGCGTTCGACATCGAACGCGGCGAGATGGTGTCGGTCGCGACGCCCGCACACACGCCCTTCCTGGTACTCGCGCACACGGCCGCCGATTTCCCGGCGCTTCACGAGGCGTGCGGAGACTCCTTGCTGGGCTTCCTCGGCGCGCTCGCTGGCCTGGGCGACGACATGCGAATCACCGCGCAGCGCGTCCGAAGCCTGCGCGAGCTCGCAGGCGGCATCTCGCTCGAACGCACCGGCGCCGGCGGCTTTGGACTCACGGCCTGGTTCGGCGTCGCCGAGGACGAGTCGCTACCGCCGTCGATCCCCACGACGTCCGACGCGACGATCCGACTCGACGCCGAGACGTATGCGCAGCTGCGGAGCGGACGCCTGGACGCGCAGGACGCCTTCCTTGCCGGCTCGGTCCCGATCGAAGGAGACGAGGGCCTGGCGATCGGGCTTGCGCTGGCGGCGATGTCGCCGGACTAG
- a CDS encoding rod shape-determining protein, with product MLLDAIAGMFSHDLAIDLGTANTLVYSKGKGVVCSEPSVVAVTRDTGGKAARVRAVGHEAKEMLGRTPGNIDAVRPIKDGVIADFEITEAMLRYFIQRAHNRRTLARPRIVICVPPCITSVEKRAVRESALSAGAREVFLIEEPMAAAIGAGLDVTAPTGNMVVDIGGGTTDVAVISLSGIVTSRSIRTGGDKMDEAIINYVKRKYNMLIGERTAEEVKMTIGSASPESSIEEMEIKGRDLVAGIPKVVTTTSDEMREALVEPIHAIVETVHLTLEKTPPELAADIVDRGIMLVGGGSLLRDLDHLLRQETRLPILRSEDPYTAVVHGAGKALDNISLLREVALT from the coding sequence ATGCTGCTCGACGCCATCGCCGGAATGTTCTCGCACGATCTCGCGATCGACCTGGGAACGGCCAACACGCTCGTCTACAGCAAGGGGAAGGGCGTCGTCTGCTCGGAGCCTTCGGTCGTCGCGGTCACGCGGGACACCGGCGGCAAGGCCGCCCGCGTTCGCGCCGTCGGCCACGAAGCGAAGGAGATGCTCGGGCGCACGCCGGGCAACATCGACGCGGTCCGCCCGATCAAGGACGGCGTGATCGCCGACTTCGAGATCACCGAAGCGATGCTCCGCTACTTCATCCAGCGCGCGCACAACCGGCGCACGCTCGCGCGACCGCGGATCGTGATCTGCGTCCCCCCCTGCATCACCAGCGTCGAGAAGCGCGCCGTCCGCGAGTCGGCGCTCTCCGCCGGCGCCCGCGAGGTCTTCCTGATCGAGGAGCCGATGGCGGCGGCGATCGGCGCCGGCCTCGACGTGACCGCGCCGACGGGCAACATGGTCGTCGACATCGGCGGCGGCACGACCGACGTCGCCGTGATCTCGCTCTCGGGCATCGTCACCAGCCGCTCCATCCGGACCGGCGGCGACAAGATGGACGAGGCGATCATCAACTACGTCAAGCGCAAGTACAACATGCTGATCGGCGAGCGGACCGCGGAAGAGGTCAAGATGACGATCGGGTCGGCGTCTCCCGAGAGCTCGATCGAAGAGATGGAGATCAAGGGCCGCGACCTCGTCGCCGGCATCCCGAAGGTCGTGACCACCACGAGCGACGAGATGCGCGAAGCGCTGGTCGAGCCGATCCACGCGATCGTCGAGACGGTCCACCTGACGCTCGAGAAGACGCCGCCGGAGCTCGCCGCCGACATCGTCGACCGCGGCATCATGCTCGTGGGCGGGGGCTCGCTCCTGCGCGATCTCGACCACCTGCTCCGCCAGGAGACGCGGCTTCCCATCCTGCGCAGCGAAGACCCCTACACGGCGGTCGTCCACGGCGCCGGCAAGGCCCTCGACAACATCTCGCTTCTTCGAGAAGTCGCGCTGACCTGA
- a CDS encoding PQQ-dependent sugar dehydrogenase — MSRIPLGLAALLCGAWISVASAQTTGNPIPTSAPIASWTIELADVVTIPDSAGLPPRLEDLVWNETTGLAYVIDQRGTIHSFPLPSASPVASVFLDLDAAVGDLFIANEAGVRAMAFHPDFGDPTAPGFRKLYVTFSRTAQALPVGGPVDFASPSGVDHRTVLAEWTLLPSGEVDPASYRELMRIAQPFVNHDGGDLGFDPRRSPGDADYGLLYLALGDGGSFGDPFGLAQDIDTTPTAYPHGKILRIDPLQAGTAPYSVPASNPFFGQPDRIEEIWAYGFRNPHKFFWDRVSGRLLVSDIGQGVVEEIDLVRRGQNHGWDGREGAYTYVNGSSVSPLPPEHPNDDFAYPVAQYDHVQNGLTGNAAIVAGPVYRGASIPALTGTMFFADFATSPGPIFAVHVNQLLERNAFGAIGALEDGRLAPYQEVRIRDGGVDKTFRDFLRDATGNPFLSRTDTRFAEGDDGEIYVLNKQDGVVRRISAAPGHPGPSFFVPVLGGVGPALLLGGAVTLGAFAVRGRRPTPGGND; from the coding sequence ATGAGCCGGATCCCGCTCGGGCTGGCGGCGCTTCTGTGTGGTGCGTGGATCAGCGTGGCTTCCGCGCAGACCACGGGGAATCCGATCCCGACTTCGGCGCCGATCGCGAGCTGGACGATCGAACTCGCGGACGTCGTGACGATTCCCGACAGCGCAGGTCTGCCTCCGCGTCTCGAGGATCTCGTCTGGAACGAGACGACCGGGCTCGCCTACGTCATCGACCAGCGCGGCACGATCCATTCGTTCCCGCTTCCCTCGGCGTCCCCCGTCGCATCGGTCTTCCTGGATCTCGATGCCGCGGTCGGCGATCTCTTCATCGCGAACGAGGCCGGGGTTCGGGCGATGGCCTTCCATCCGGACTTCGGAGACCCGACCGCGCCGGGCTTCCGGAAGCTCTACGTGACGTTCAGCCGGACCGCGCAGGCCCTGCCCGTGGGCGGGCCGGTCGACTTCGCCTCGCCCTCGGGCGTCGACCATCGGACCGTGCTGGCCGAGTGGACGCTCCTGCCGAGCGGCGAGGTCGACCCGGCCTCCTACCGGGAGCTGATGCGGATCGCTCAGCCCTTCGTCAACCACGACGGGGGCGACCTGGGCTTCGACCCGCGCCGCTCGCCCGGGGACGCCGATTACGGCCTGCTCTATCTCGCCCTCGGTGACGGCGGATCCTTCGGCGATCCATTCGGCCTTGCGCAGGACATCGACACGACGCCGACCGCCTATCCCCACGGCAAGATCCTGCGGATCGATCCCCTGCAGGCGGGCACGGCACCGTATTCGGTGCCGGCGTCCAACCCCTTCTTCGGTCAGCCGGATCGGATCGAGGAGATCTGGGCCTACGGCTTTCGCAATCCGCACAAGTTCTTCTGGGATCGCGTCTCCGGTCGGCTCCTGGTGTCGGACATCGGCCAGGGGGTGGTCGAAGAGATCGATCTCGTTCGGCGCGGTCAGAATCACGGGTGGGACGGCCGGGAAGGCGCGTACACCTACGTGAACGGCAGCAGCGTCTCCCCGCTCCCGCCGGAACATCCGAACGACGACTTCGCCTATCCGGTCGCCCAATACGATCACGTGCAGAACGGGCTCACCGGGAACGCCGCGATCGTCGCCGGTCCCGTCTATCGAGGGGCCTCGATTCCCGCGCTCACGGGCACGATGTTCTTCGCCGACTTCGCGACGAGTCCGGGTCCGATCTTCGCCGTCCACGTGAACCAGCTGCTCGAACGGAACGCGTTCGGCGCGATCGGGGCGCTGGAGGACGGACGCCTCGCACCCTACCAAGAAGTGCGGATCCGGGACGGCGGCGTGGACAAGACGTTCCGCGATTTTCTTCGCGACGCGACCGGCAATCCCTTCCTCTCGAGAACGGACACGCGGTTCGCGGAGGGGGACGATGGGGAGATCTACGTGCTGAACAAGCAGGACGGGGTCGTGCGGAGGATCTCGGCGGCGCCGGGCCACCCCGGGCCCTCGTTCTTCGTACCGGTGCTCGGCGGCGTCGGCCCGGCCCTTCTGCTCGGTGGGGCCGTGACCCTCGGTGCCTTCGCGGTGCGCGGTCGGAGACCGACGCCGGGCGGCAACGACTGA
- a CDS encoding EamA family transporter, whose translation MGAVTSRFDLAGHVLILGTIAFTVYGQLILKQQMAGLPPLPSGLAAFPELVRLILTRPLIFSGLAAAFVASLFWMAAIQRFPLSYAYPFMSLTYVLVFGLAYLFFGDAMSASKIGGLLLICAGVALIARGG comes from the coding sequence TTGGGCGCCGTCACCTCGCGATTCGACCTGGCCGGACACGTGCTGATCCTGGGCACGATCGCTTTCACGGTCTACGGCCAGCTGATCCTGAAGCAACAGATGGCCGGGCTCCCGCCCCTGCCCTCCGGCTTGGCGGCCTTTCCCGAGCTCGTCCGTCTGATCCTGACGCGACCGCTCATCTTCTCCGGCCTGGCCGCCGCGTTCGTCGCCTCGCTCTTCTGGATGGCCGCGATCCAGCGCTTTCCGCTCAGCTACGCCTACCCGTTCATGAGCCTGACCTACGTGCTCGTCTTCGGGCTCGCCTATCTCTTCTTCGGCGACGCCATGAGCGCCTCGAAGATCGGCGGCCTGCTCCTGATCTGCGCCGGCGTCGCGCTGATCGCCCGGGGCGGCTGA
- a CDS encoding sulfatase, with amino-acid sequence MAESNTGARPWHAVALGLAAAAAEALLWIADGRVVPVWGVLALGLALGVAGAIVGALGMPLARVPWAPRLAIVIGFASAVAPQVGNLVRRLDLAPFADGLATSVAAIGIGACVAALLAFRPVRVALVGGAGLAAGIALATLATRAERPPLAPPGAHPDVVFIVMDTTRRDRLSLYGHDRATTPAIDRLASRARVYDDAWSAAPWTPPSHATLFTGLLPAEHGVDGVHVPAFPAELPSLPDRLQAAGYRTAGWVANPNLLGPGWERGFDVYAPPWFAGPHSLTALLNRGLMGGKPAWLDDGASDRVLARAKRWWSRTNDAPRFLFMNFVDPHDPYRPLEVDTERVLPDVDRQAAMAVPQDPQRYAVDPGMTDETRDAIAALYDAEIAGLDRRLGVFFDWLEERGELDETLIVITSDHGERLGERGLLGHLLVMDQHLLRVPLLIRHPPSIPPERVAERVSSRDVAGEILEIVGLEPLPPPAGEGLSLSVARVRRGGETPLVAQHGPFGWYLDQLRGRRAGFESPLAIGHWTLTTLGDHVLLWSPDEDEEAAIVVSLEGDPSWERNLAEDAPEIRARLLDAAREAPRYSAEPAVAGEIDEVLRERLRALGYSE; translated from the coding sequence ATGGCTGAGTCGAATACCGGCGCCCGGCCCTGGCACGCGGTCGCGCTCGGTCTCGCGGCCGCCGCGGCGGAGGCCCTGCTCTGGATCGCGGACGGCCGGGTCGTCCCCGTCTGGGGCGTCCTCGCTCTGGGACTCGCCCTCGGCGTCGCGGGGGCGATCGTGGGCGCGCTCGGGATGCCGCTGGCGCGCGTCCCGTGGGCGCCTCGACTCGCGATCGTGATCGGCTTCGCGTCGGCGGTCGCGCCGCAGGTCGGGAACCTCGTCCGGCGTCTCGATCTGGCGCCCTTCGCCGACGGGCTCGCGACGTCCGTCGCTGCGATCGGGATCGGTGCCTGCGTCGCCGCGCTGCTCGCGTTTCGCCCCGTTCGCGTCGCGCTCGTCGGCGGAGCAGGGCTCGCCGCGGGGATCGCGCTGGCGACCCTGGCCACGCGCGCGGAGCGGCCGCCGCTCGCTCCGCCCGGCGCGCATCCCGACGTCGTGTTCATCGTGATGGACACGACGCGCCGGGACCGACTCTCGCTCTACGGTCACGATCGCGCGACGACCCCGGCCATCGATCGGCTCGCCTCGCGCGCCCGGGTCTACGACGACGCCTGGTCCGCGGCCCCGTGGACACCGCCGAGCCACGCGACCCTCTTCACCGGGCTCCTGCCCGCCGAGCACGGCGTCGACGGGGTCCACGTCCCGGCGTTTCCGGCGGAGCTGCCCTCGCTTCCGGACCGACTCCAGGCGGCGGGCTACCGGACCGCGGGATGGGTCGCGAATCCGAACCTCCTCGGGCCGGGCTGGGAGCGGGGCTTCGACGTCTACGCGCCGCCCTGGTTCGCGGGGCCGCACAGCCTGACCGCGCTGCTCAACCGCGGGCTCATGGGCGGCAAGCCGGCCTGGCTCGACGACGGGGCCAGCGATCGCGTCCTCGCACGGGCGAAGCGCTGGTGGTCGCGAACGAACGATGCGCCGCGCTTTCTCTTCATGAACTTCGTCGATCCCCACGACCCGTACCGTCCGCTCGAAGTCGACACCGAACGTGTCCTGCCCGATGTCGACCGTCAGGCGGCCATGGCGGTCCCTCAGGATCCCCAGCGCTACGCCGTGGATCCCGGGATGACCGACGAGACCCGTGACGCGATCGCGGCGCTCTACGACGCGGAGATCGCTGGTCTCGATCGTCGTCTCGGTGTCTTCTTCGATTGGCTCGAAGAGCGCGGCGAACTGGACGAGACGCTGATCGTGATCACTTCGGATCACGGGGAGCGTCTCGGCGAGCGTGGCCTCCTCGGTCACCTGCTCGTGATGGACCAGCATCTGCTGCGCGTCCCGCTCCTGATCCGTCACCCGCCGAGCATTCCACCGGAGCGGGTCGCCGAGCGCGTCTCCTCCCGCGACGTCGCCGGCGAGATCCTCGAGATCGTCGGGCTCGAGCCACTCCCGCCGCCGGCGGGCGAGGGGCTCTCGCTCTCCGTCGCCCGCGTCCGGCGCGGCGGCGAGACCCCCCTCGTCGCGCAGCATGGTCCATTCGGTTGGTACCTCGACCAGCTCCGCGGTCGCCGCGCAGGCTTCGAATCGCCGCTTGCGATCGGCCACTGGACGCTCACCACCCTGGGTGACCACGTCCTCCTGTGGTCGCCGGACGAGGACGAAGAAGCCGCGATCGTCGTGTCGCTCGAGGGCGACCCGTCCTGGGAGCGGAACCTCGCAGAAGACGCCCCGGAGATCCGCGCGCGCCTGCTCGACGCGGCGCGCGAGGCGCCGCGCTATTCGGCAGAGCCGGCGGTCGCGGGCGAGATCGACGAGGTGCTGAGGGAGCGGCTCCGCGCCCTCGGATACAGCGAGTGA
- a CDS encoding glycosyltransferase: MPGEIPEKAARRRIAVDLDRRPQWSVVIPCYRSGAWLADLVKEIAAHAGDRLDSLELVLVDDASPDTETWAAIERIARECDFVRGLGLQWNVGQYRALMAGLEASRGDWVVTMDDDFQTAPSELPRFFDAALAHPEMDAIIGRYPKKQHSPFRNAGSRLFAWIQERVYDRPADLETTSYRILSRPLVDTLVRSRAIDPVFPSIILMHTRRLMNIDIEHHARAHGRSGYRLSQLVGIVLSEIFDGSAIPLRAVSLLGLTVSAGSLAFGVYSFLSWLRGSIQEPGFTTLVLLLTFLSGTILLSLGVMGEYVMRLVVQLSGTPRYVVRASTDERGPVELELGAAGAPTREVER; this comes from the coding sequence ATGCCTGGAGAGATCCCCGAGAAAGCGGCGAGACGAAGGATCGCAGTCGACCTCGATCGACGCCCGCAGTGGTCGGTCGTGATCCCCTGCTATCGGAGCGGCGCCTGGCTGGCCGACCTCGTCAAGGAGATCGCCGCGCACGCGGGGGATCGCCTCGACTCGCTCGAGCTCGTTCTCGTCGACGATGCCTCGCCCGACACCGAGACGTGGGCGGCGATCGAGCGGATCGCCCGGGAATGCGACTTCGTTCGCGGCCTCGGGCTCCAGTGGAACGTCGGCCAGTACCGGGCGCTGATGGCCGGGCTCGAGGCGAGTCGCGGCGACTGGGTCGTCACGATGGACGACGACTTCCAGACCGCCCCGAGCGAGCTCCCCCGCTTCTTCGATGCCGCCCTCGCCCACCCCGAGATGGACGCGATCATCGGGCGCTACCCGAAGAAGCAGCACAGTCCGTTCCGCAACGCCGGATCGCGGCTCTTCGCGTGGATCCAGGAGCGCGTGTACGACCGCCCCGCCGATCTGGAGACGACCAGCTACCGCATCCTGAGCCGCCCCCTCGTCGATACGCTCGTTCGCAGCCGTGCGATCGACCCCGTCTTCCCGTCGATCATCCTGATGCACACGCGGCGCCTCATGAACATCGACATCGAGCACCACGCGCGGGCGCACGGCCGCAGCGGCTACCGACTCTCCCAGCTCGTCGGGATCGTGCTCAGCGAGATCTTCGACGGCTCCGCCATCCCCCTGCGCGCCGTCAGTCTGCTCGGCCTCACCGTCTCCGCGGGCTCCCTCGCGTTCGGTGTCTACTCGTTCCTCTCCTGGCTGCGCGGATCGATCCAGGAGCCCGGATTCACGACCCTCGTCCTCCTCCTCACCTTCCTCTCGGGCACGATCCTGCTCTCCCTCGGAGTCATGGGCGAGTACGTCATGCGGCTCGTCGTCCAGCTCTCCGGGACACCGCGCTACGTCGTGCGCGCTTCGACCGACGAGCGCGGTCCCGTCGAGCTCGAGCTGGGTGCGGCCGGTGCGCCGACACGCGAGGTCGAGCGATGA
- a CDS encoding ATP-grasp domain-containing protein, producing the protein MKTVLVLGASALQAPLVRAARAAGHRVLTADNVPSNPAHAAAHAAFDVSTRDVAGVVELARREHVDAVVSSCSDVALPALAATVEALDLPGVRTKTLELWHPKSNLRALQADGGLGCPDFVTGAPSPTLLERARELGGDLVVKPTDRSGSRGVVRVRAEDTATLARAIEEAAAIGFEGEVIVERFVDGLEHGGDAWIEDGRVTALFVTDKVMAGAIVRGHVMPTRLRTERVEALGSLVERHCQHAGYTDGPVNFDVRIDGAGTAVLLEIAPRLGGNWIPQLAAWTHGVDLFRATIASALGERPRVEASATRRGASFVLAAGRHGVLERDFDLDAIRRSVPGLAQLELDLRRGDPVQALRDSGHQIGRALFDLEETSFDVAAQALETALAPWIEPTGIAAAPEVRP; encoded by the coding sequence ATGAAGACCGTCCTCGTGCTGGGCGCGAGCGCCCTCCAGGCGCCCCTCGTCCGAGCGGCTCGAGCGGCGGGTCATCGTGTCCTCACGGCGGACAACGTGCCTTCGAACCCGGCCCACGCGGCGGCGCATGCCGCGTTCGACGTGAGCACGCGAGACGTGGCCGGTGTCGTCGAGCTCGCGCGGCGGGAGCACGTCGACGCGGTCGTCTCCTCCTGCTCGGACGTCGCCCTGCCGGCCCTCGCTGCGACGGTCGAAGCCCTCGACCTCCCCGGCGTTCGAACGAAGACGCTCGAGCTCTGGCACCCCAAGTCGAACCTCCGAGCGCTTCAGGCGGACGGCGGCCTCGGGTGCCCGGACTTCGTGACCGGCGCGCCCTCGCCCACGCTCCTCGAGCGAGCACGGGAGCTGGGCGGCGACCTGGTGGTGAAGCCGACCGACCGCTCGGGCTCACGCGGGGTCGTGCGCGTCCGCGCCGAAGACACCGCGACCCTCGCCCGCGCCATCGAGGAAGCGGCCGCGATCGGCTTCGAGGGCGAAGTGATCGTCGAGCGCTTCGTGGACGGTCTCGAACACGGCGGGGACGCCTGGATCGAGGACGGCCGCGTCACGGCGCTCTTCGTGACGGACAAGGTCATGGCCGGCGCGATCGTGCGAGGACACGTCATGCCGACACGGCTCCGAACGGAACGGGTCGAGGCGCTCGGGTCGCTGGTCGAACGCCACTGCCAGCACGCTGGCTACACCGACGGCCCGGTCAACTTCGACGTCCGCATCGACGGCGCGGGCACGGCGGTCCTGCTCGAGATCGCACCCCGCCTCGGCGGGAACTGGATCCCGCAGCTCGCGGCCTGGACCCATGGCGTCGATCTCTTCCGCGCGACGATCGCCTCCGCCCTGGGCGAGCGTCCCCGCGTCGAAGCCTCGGCCACGCGCCGCGGAGCGAGCTTCGTCCTCGCGGCCGGTCGCCATGGCGTCCTGGAGCGCGATTTCGACCTGGACGCGATTCGTCGCTCCGTCCCGGGTCTCGCGCAGCTGGAGCTCGACCTGCGGCGAGGCGATCCCGTCCAGGCCCTGCGCGACAGCGGCCATCAGATCGGACGCGCCCTCTTCGACCTGGAAGAGACCTCCTTCGACGTCGCGGCGCAGGCCCTCGAGACCGCGCTCGCCCCGTGGATCGAACCGACCGGGATCGCCGCCGCGCCCGAGGTCCGACCGTGA
- a CDS encoding NAD(P)-binding domain-containing protein, producing MIDVVILGAGPAGLNLAQALTSSGIRFRLLERGEGPGDSWRRMPRDMRLNSPVGASVLGDTKVGFVEWDRIWTRARFYDHVVEFATRNDLEIESGVDVSRVVAQPGGGFRIETNAGELESRSVVNATGYFCRPFVPFRPGADTAKLLQMTVPEYDSPDAVRDRLAGETGRILIVGARITAGQIGVELHDAGFDVTISHRDPIEFGFSPRVQRLGFRAYYPYESWRLRDPEFAARDSGHPMQGGRAKELIESGRIATRPDVASFEDDTVFFVGGEHDVFDAVLWATGYRPALDHLDGLVRRDAESGLPQMHEMESVDAPGLFFLGLDQQKDFTSRMLRGIRRDARALAARLAARSSSEAS from the coding sequence GTGATCGACGTCGTGATCCTCGGTGCCGGTCCTGCGGGACTGAACCTGGCGCAGGCGCTCACCTCTTCGGGCATTCGCTTCCGGCTGCTCGAACGCGGCGAGGGGCCGGGGGACAGCTGGCGTCGCATGCCCCGCGACATGCGGCTCAACTCGCCCGTCGGCGCGAGCGTGCTCGGCGACACGAAGGTCGGATTCGTCGAGTGGGACCGGATCTGGACCCGCGCTCGTTTCTACGATCACGTCGTCGAGTTCGCGACCCGGAACGATCTCGAGATCGAGTCGGGCGTCGACGTCTCTCGCGTCGTCGCGCAGCCAGGCGGAGGGTTCCGGATCGAGACGAATGCCGGAGAGCTCGAATCCCGGAGCGTCGTCAACGCGACCGGCTACTTCTGCCGACCCTTCGTCCCGTTCCGACCCGGTGCGGACACCGCAAAGCTCCTCCAGATGACGGTCCCCGAGTACGACAGCCCCGACGCGGTCCGCGATCGTCTCGCCGGCGAGACGGGTCGAATCCTGATCGTCGGCGCGCGCATCACCGCCGGACAGATCGGCGTCGAGCTCCACGACGCCGGCTTCGACGTCACGATCTCACATCGCGACCCGATCGAGTTCGGCTTCTCGCCCAGGGTCCAGCGACTCGGCTTCCGGGCCTACTATCCCTACGAATCGTGGCGGCTCCGCGATCCCGAGTTCGCGGCGCGAGACTCCGGCCACCCCATGCAGGGCGGTCGCGCGAAGGAGTTGATCGAGTCCGGCCGGATCGCGACCCGTCCCGACGTCGCCTCCTTCGAAGACGACACCGTATTCTTCGTGGGCGGTGAGCACGACGTCTTCGACGCCGTACTGTGGGCGACCGGGTACCGACCCGCCCTCGATCATCTCGACGGACTCGTCCGGCGCGACGCCGAGAGCGGCCTGCCGCAGATGCACGAGATGGAGTCGGTCGATGCGCCGGGGCTCTTCTTCCTCGGACTCGACCAGCAGAAGGATTTCACGAGTCGCATGCTCCGCGGGATCCGCCGGGACGCGCGCGCCCTCGCGGCGCGTCTGGCCGCGCGAAGCTCATCGGAGGCGTCATGA